The Molothrus ater isolate BHLD 08-10-18 breed brown headed cowbird chromosome 10, BPBGC_Mater_1.1, whole genome shotgun sequence sequence TACGTGGAATCCGAGGCCACTGGCTTGGAAATCAGCTTGTAGTTCTTAACGTCCCACACTTCCATCTGTCCCCTAAGGTTTCCAAaccctgccagcaccaggaTGTGTCCGTGGGGGCTGTAGTAGGCAGCATTGCGAGGCCCGGTGCCAAAATCAAACACGGGGTCACATTTCAGGTTAAAAACCGTGGCTTTGGCAGGCATGAAACCATACACAGCACAGAACTCGACAGAATTGGGGCTCCAGGCAACATCGTAAATAGGGCCGTTTTTggctgaaggaaaaggaaaaacatgcaACTGTTGGGAGACTGCATTTTTTCAGAGCAAgccaaaataaaatccatagTGACTCTTCATGCTTTGCTAAAATGCTATATTCTAATTATTGACAGTGAAAATTAATTCTGCTAAcaacagagggaaaaacaacCTTGTATCTTCTGATAACTTTAGTTACGGTTTGCAACAACAACTGCAGTCATTCCAAATTACCTCTGTAGGGCCAGCACCAACACTTTAACAGTAAGCATAGCTTGACATGTAAAAAAACtccgtttttttttttttttttcctcaagtatGACCTCAGGACCATCTCAAATTGTCCCACTGGAAACCTGCAAAAACAGGAGTTTTATACCAGCTGGATAAcagtttctcttcttttaaTCTAAGAAATATTGTGTAGTTCAGCTTTGTAGAGGTAAGCAATAGTGACCTGAGTTATCTTTGGACTATGCCCATGCACAATATTTTATAAGTCAGACTTTAATGTGGGTGAGCACACAAAAATGGCCTTACATGCAATGATCAAAACTTGCTACCGTTAGAAGTTATTCTGGGGGTTGGAACATCAGGATATACTGAAGAATAATGAATAAGTGATGAAAACTCGGGTAAAATACCCAGAGGTAAATACAAACCACAGGCCATTATAACTTTTCATCATCTGGGTATATTCACCCATAGTTCAGATAAATGCCAAATGCATTACTGAATCCTTAAATCCAGAGTTGACCCAAGATGTTCAAACTGAGTTAAATGGTTCATGTCTGCTGTCACTCTGAAGTCTCATTATCTTTAGAAACAAGGATGTATAATCACACTGTGTGTTCCCCTTCGAaaccctttcagtgaaattAACCCAATGCAGCTCAGCTACAGAGGTGACAGAAAATGATATTTGGTGACAGCAACAGCTGGAGAGATGAGGGCAGCTCCATGCAAGCTTCAGAGCTctgccagagcctgcagcagcaccacatCTTAGTCGAAAATGAAAAGCCCTTTGCAAATGCCTGAGTGGAAAAAAGCTTCAAAACTGCACTTCAAAAAAGATCCAACTCCGCAGGCACTCTCAGTCCAAGTGCCCACCACTTGCTTTAATCAGTTTGGACTTTTCCTTGAAAAGGAATAGCTAAATTAAGTGAAAAGACTTCCTGTTAAATACAGATGCAGTagaaataaagaacattttagtAGGTATGTAGTTAAACAAGTAGTGCTCTACTTGTAAGCTGGGTTAAACTACTCCCAAAGAGATTCTATATACTGAGTCATGACCCCAAttctccttccccagggcagTTACTATCAAGGGGAAACGTGGCACAGTACTCATCCACAAGTTTTGCAGCAGAAGGCAAACTGGAAATGTTCCCAGCCAGCACTGTTATGGAAGTTACATTCACAGTACCTCCAGCAAAGGTGGTCAATGTcacccccagtgctcccaaGCACTCCCAACAAACCAGCCTCTATAATCCCAAGCAGGCCAGATGTTTGCACACAAGAGCAAGAGcttgagagaaggaaaaaagaccCCCACAGCAGAAGTTAAGGCATGGACTTCCAGCTAAAGCTAGACACTGGAATTAAGCACATTCATCTGCTGCCCTCCAATATGTCATTTTTAGGTTTTAAAACACTTTCAGTATTACAATACAAAATAaaggagttttattttctgacagACTTCAAAACACTGCTGTCACTCTGCCCTGGCTCATTGTGGGCAGTATCTTGCATATGTTGAAGTGCAGGTAGGACTATTCTGTTTGGTGACACACATTCCTGCCTGTTATGGATTCTCAGACATCAACCTGGCTCCAGTGTCCAGgtgttttctcagaaaatgaGTATAGTTCCCTCCCTGTGCACCTGAACACCTTCCCAGTCAAACTATCAGTATGTATTAACTGGAACCTTTATGTATGTATTAACTGAATGCCACTGACATCAAGATGGTAAGTCTATCAAAGGTAATAAAATCCagctactgaaaaaaaccccacaccaacccagaaaaaagcaacatcctCCTGCAGaggtaaaaaacaaacaacaacaacaaaaaaggtgAAGGATTTTTTGTTTAGAGGATTTTGCTTTAAAGGTCAGTTCATGAGACTAAGAagcccagcagaggcaggagctgcagcgcagcccagcccggcccggcccggcccggcccagcgcAGCCCAGCgcggcccagcccggcccggcgcagcccagcccagcccagcccagcgcagcccggcccagcccagcccagcccagcccagcccagcccagcccagcccggcccggcccggcctggcccggcctggcccagcccagcccggcccggcccagcccagcccggcccggcccagcccagcgcAGCCCAGCGCGGCCCAGCgcggcccagcccggcccagcccggcccagcccggcccagcgCAGCCCAGcgcagcccagcccggcccggcccggcccagcgcAGCCCAGCGCAGCCCAGCGCAGCCCAGCGCAGCCCAGCGCAGCCCAgtgcggcccggcccggcctggcccggcccggcccagcgcGGCCCAgaccatcccatcccagcccggcccagcccggcccatcccggcccagcccagcccagcccgtaCTCACGCAGCTGCACCACGGCGCTCTCCCCGCTGGCTGCCAGGTAGTGCAGCGTCTGCTCGCCGTAGTACGAGGCACCGCTCTTGTCCACCTCGGTGCTGGCAACCACCAGCACAGCCGTGGCTGGGAACACACACAGTTactgcagcacagcttctgaaagccacagcagccactgcactAAACACCTGACTGAGCAAAACCAGCTCCACTATGAGCTCCTGCTGGTTGCTTGTGTGATAGGGCTCGTATCATTCTCTTTTGAATCGAGTTTTTCCTAAATGCTACCACAAAAGCACTGAATACATTCCTTCCTCAGGTGGGAAACATCAGCTCAGTCTATTAGTTTACTGTTAGATCACAAGCAACTGAACATCCTTTGCAgcgattaaaaaaaaattaaactatgGCAGAAACCAAACATCCTGATCAATCCTTGACCGAAACATTTTTTCAACATCTTCTGTATGCACATCTGTTACCCAAAGCTGTGgggggtgcagagcagggcactgtCTCACCAGGGCAAGGCCCAGCCTGCCCATTCCCACAGACACGTGCACCCCAAAATGTCTCGAGCAACAATCTTTGCTGTCTCTCACAGTCCCCAAGCATGGTTTCTACATGTGTGAAACATCCTCCTTTATATTCCAAACTATGTGGGTTGAAGTAAAATGATTTGTACAAAATCATTCTGAAACAGCTCATTGCTAACAAACAACCAAGCACAGAGGCCTCTCAGATCACCCCAGTTatcatatatatgcatacagATGATTCTACAGATTAAGATCATATCATCACATGAACGGTTGTTATGTTTACAATCCAATTACATTATTGACACAGGATGCAAAATTATATAGGAATTTGTCATTCAACTGAAAAATTTACCAGCATGTATAGAATATTTTCAAGCACAACACAAAAAATTATGAAAGTCACAGGATAAGTGCTGAGCACCCCAGGGTGTGCAGAAATGCACCTCAGCAAAGCATTAATGGCTGCCCTCAGGATTTATCAACATATGCAAATTaaacacaaaccccacacagCACACAAAGTCAATCCAAAATGAGCACAATATAAGTCTCAGTACATAGCTGCTATACCTTTTTTGTTCCATAGCATTGTCACCTTGTCAGCTTTAAAGAAGCTTTTGTTGGCTAGTGCTGACTGCGGGCCCCCAAAGTTGGGGTACTGGTAGAGCCTGACAAAGGACGGAGCACCTTTGCTGCCTGGGACATAAACAGCAACCTGAAACAGCCACGAGATTTCAGTGCAGGTTAAAGCCTTGGTAGCACAGGGCATAGTTACTAAAATAGTTACAACTGTACTAAAAtcacagtggggttttttttttaagaaaacaaaaaaaggactGGAAGCTGGATCAGAAGTACCTTGGTtggctgtgctcctggggaCAACACGAAATCACTGACCTTCTGCAAATGCAGCTTGTTTGCAATGGTATCTGCCATGAAAAAGGTCACAGATGTCTGATGTTAACGACAAACCATGTTACCTGGATGTCCTAACCACATCCTTCTATGGGGCTCTATCCTGGATAACACAGACCAGTAAAGACAATCACAAAGGATCTCTTTTTCTAGGCaaacaaatattattttcccatttcacCTACAAAACCAACTTTAATCAAGCCTATGCCTGAAACTCAGCACTCAGTACTTGGAAGttcaaaaagcaaaggaagcCTCTGAACCCAAGGTGAATGCAGCCTGTGTTTGAAGCAGATATTCTTCACCTTATCTGTGCTGGCTTCAGTCACATTCAGGTGCCATCACACAGAGGCAGGGCCTCTCCCCTCACACCTCCATGGGATAACTCTTCCCAACAGgcctgcacagagctcagcactgctccttCCCACAAACAACTGATGGCAACAGCATCACcccacagctccactgcagcCAGGAACCTGCACTGTCAGCAGACATCCTGCTGAGGCTGACATTCCGTGCTTCCCACAGCTTGATTAACAACACCAGGACTAATTCTCAGGAAACTGAGCCTCTTGTAGCCCTAATTCCTCTATCaactttatatttaaaacaaaacaaagaatgcAAAACTAAATACAAAACTAAAACCACATGCTGCTGTTCTCCCCTCCGTTTTCTTTTCACTCCTTTACATTTTTGTTCTAATTAGTTtttatctttctgcttttttcttcccccttcccttttAAACACCCATCGACTCCAGATATTCTATCACCAACAGTACATCTCTGTGGTAAAAATCTTCAGGCTTCACTATTTCATTTTTGCCACCAATTTTTAATGAGCCATTTTTAGCAATCTATTGACAGAATATGCACAACCCAAGGAAGTAATGGCAGATTACATTTTCTACAAAACAATTTCCTGGATCTCATTAAATGAGTAACAATATAGAATCAGGCCTTCTTAACTGAGAATCAGATGCATTTCATATCATGTCAGTCAGTGAAAAGATAAGTAAGAAAGTGAAATAATGATTCTgaatttcaaactgaaatagAATGTAGgcagtgtttaaaataaaaggcaagcaaatgaagaaacaaagaaaaacctgaaaacaaaaaccacccctCAAAAGTAGCAGCATTTATAGAAGGAATGAAATGTGAGAAATACTCGCATACTGAAGTTGTTGTATTCAAAGAAGTGCACTTCATTGTTCACATTTCTGGCACAAATGCTTTCATCCTCTGCCCAGCAAGGACACCTGCACATTAAGGGAAAAGTCACAAACATGAAATGATGCTCATCATTAGCACTCCAGGATTGTTTTTTCCCTCTACTATGAGCCCAGTATGTTCAAACATGATACATTTAATGTGGATAAATGACATCTGCATAGCAAAAATGTACAAGTGGACTTAGTTATTGTCTGCTCAGCTTTCCCCTGTGGTGCAAAGTGAGAGTGAATTTACAATAAACTACACACAGACACTCACAGGCACAGACTCTGGCTTTCAGtgggcagcaggcactgctttGAAAGCCAACACCACACTAACAGCTCCATTTACCTGGATCAGATTTTGAAAACCACATTTCTTTGTAAACAATTAGCATCTGGAAGGCTTATTTACCAGTTCTGCATCTTTTTCTGCACAAAAGACTTTAAGCATTTTCCCGTTCTCAGATCATGGAGCTGCAGGTTGGGCACCCCTGCTGTGCCATCCTTAGCAGCTGCAAAAGAACATAGTGGTATTTGAAGCTTAAATCTGCTTCACCCCAACATCCCATCTCATGGTTCTGCGTGAACTTCTCGCAAGCATGCAACTTCTGCCCCTGAGGGACCAAGCCCATGAATGCTGATTGCTGTGCCTATTAACCTCGCAAGGCTGCAACCAACACCTGCACAGCTTTTTaatccaaacccaaaaccatCCTCAGGGCAAACAATGGAGGCATGTTCTCTACTCCAGTGTTTTGCTCTCACAGGAATGAGGTGATTTTGTCCCTTCCACTGTAGTCaatgctgctctctctgcaaGCCATGCAAAATggttctgctgcttttaagCTGTCTGTACTCTCCTCCTAACCCAGGCTAGCAgagcctgcctgctgctgtcagtgatTTAcagcagccccaaagcagcTCACAGCTTGTGATGTTGTCTTATCCTACAGCCTGTCCCAGTTCCCAGTCtccccacagcctggccagCTCCCAAGGCCCAGCCTTgcccagctcttccctcccaAGGCAGCATTTACACTGTCTGTGCCTCAGGCAGGACTGCAGCTCTCAGAACCAGGATCTCAAACCccccagggatgcagagcagggaatAAAGCTCTGGACATGGAGAACCCTCCAGCCATGGGCCCCGGGCAGGACACAGCTCTCCAGGACAGCATACCATCTCCCTTGCCTACCCAAgaacaggagctgcctgcagggcacacCAGGTGGCACCAGGACCACTTCCCAAAGCTTAGGAAAGACGTGCCTGAGTGACAGAGTGGCTGTGAGCACGAGCACTCTGACAGAGCGTGGGTGAGCGTGCCCAACGCCAGCTGCTCCGACAACGGCATCCCTCCCTCTCCACTGTGCTATGACTGCCCACACAACTTCCTGCACCTTCCTGCACTGCCCATTTGGCCAACACACGCACTACAGAGGCCACAGGCATGGGCTCAAAGCCTCCCAGCTGGCACAAAGCTTCCCCAGCTGGTACAATACTCACTTGCATAGGCCTGCCACGTTGCCAGAACGCTATTCTTTGGCGAGAATTCAAGGCAAACTGTCTTTGGGAGATCAAAGGAATGCAGTAACTCAGCTCTGGTGACATTAACAACATTGACTCTGGAACCAAAAGACGCTATTTCAATAAAACA is a genomic window containing:
- the EIF2A gene encoding eukaryotic translation initiation factor 2A — protein: MAPPTPLLAVRGSEGLYMVNGPPSFTESVAFQRDSGKNCKAVAFSKDGSLFAWCNGEKVNVVNVTRAELLHSFDLPKTVCLEFSPKNSVLATWQAYATAKDGTAGVPNLQLHDLRTGKCLKSFVQKKMQNWCPCWAEDESICARNVNNEVHFFEYNNFNTIANKLHLQKVSDFVLSPGAQPTKVAVYVPGSKGAPSFVRLYQYPNFGGPQSALANKSFFKADKVTMLWNKKATAVLVVASTEVDKSGASYYGEQTLHYLAASGESAVVQLPKNGPIYDVAWSPNSVEFCAVYGFMPAKATVFNLKCDPVFDFGTGPRNAAYYSPHGHILVLAGFGNLRGQMEVWDVKNYKLISKPVASDSTYFAWCPDGEHIVTATCAPRLRVGNGYKIWHYTGSVLHAHEVPADQEMWQVFWQPFLDGVFPERAVRYQAVPGELPRAEPSPAQAYRPPALRNRPATSSKLHEDEPPQNMKPQLGGSDKPVSKIALKNQRKHEAKKAAKQEAKADAHQGPAQVRAPQNALQNTVPAMTTGDPEVDKKIKNLKKKLKAIEQLKEQAAAGKQLEKNQVEKIQKEAALLKELEDLELGV